The Roseivivax sp. THAF197b genome contains the following window.
GATGTCAGACGTTACTCTACCGAAACCGCCGGATCAATGACCGTGCGCCAGTGCTCCTTTCGCCATCTGCTCGCCCACCGGTTCTCCGCCTGAAGGCCCGGCCTCAACCTGATGGCCGTTCAGGAGCCGAAGTGCGTTGGCGACCACCAGCAGAGACACGCCTACATCCGCAGCAATGGCGCCCCACATTGAGGCCATACCGAACGCGGTCAGCCCGACGAACAGCGCCTTGGTCGCCAGCGATATGCCGATATTCTGGTGGATGATCGTCATGGCACGGCGCGAATGGCCGATAAGCCAGGGTACCTTGCCGATGTCGTCGGTCATCAGCGCGATGTCGGCCGTCTCGATCGCGGCATCCGATCCGACAGCGCCCATGGCGATGGCATAATGCGCCCGCGCCATGGCCGGTGCGTCATTCACACCGTCGCCGATCATCGCCACCATGTCGTGGCTTTCGACGAGTTCCTCAATGGCCGTCACCTTGTCTTCTGGCAAAAGTTCGGCGCGCACCTCGTCGATGCCGACTTCGGCTGCCACCGCGCGCGCGGTGCGTTCGTTGTCGCCCGTCAACATCACGATGGTCTTCACACCCTGCGCATGCAGACGCGCAACGATCCCCTTTGCATCTGGGCGGATGCGGTCGCGAAGCTCCAGTACGCCGGTCACGCCGGTCTCGTCACCCACGGCAACGAGGGTGCTCCCTGCCCCTTCGATCCGATCCCGCAGATCCGCCGGAATGGCATTGCCGAACCCCTTCTCTTCGGCGAAGCGATCCGAGCCGAGCCAGATAGCGCGCCCGTCGGCGCGTCCTTCCAGACCGCGCCCGGGCACGGTACGGGTGTCCTCTGCGGCAGACACGGAAACACCATCGGCTTCGGCGCGCGAGAGGATGGCGCGTGCCAGCGGGTGTGAAGACCGCGCCTCCAGGCTTGCTGCCAGCGCCATGAGATCGCGTGCGGAAACGCCGACCAGTGGGTGAACCGCCGCCACCTCAGGCTCGCCCATGGTGATCGTCCCGGTCTTGTCCATCGCCAGTGCCGTGGTCCGCCCCGGCGCCTCGACATAGGCGCCGCCCTTGATGAGCACCCCCGCCCGTGCCGACGCGGTCAGCGCTGCCACGATGGAGACCGGCGTAGAAATGACCAGCGCGCAAGGACATGCGATGACCAGAAGGACCAGAGCATTGTAGAACCAGTAGTCCCAGGCGCCGCCGAGCAGCAGTGGCGGCACCAGCGCGATGGCGATCGCCAAAGCCATCACGATGGGTGTGTAGATGCGCGCGAACTTGGCCACCCACTGTTCGACCGGCGCGCGGCGGGCATGGGCATCGCCCACCATGCGAATGATTTTCGCCAGCACCGTGTCCGAGGCGGCTTTGGTCGCCCGCACCGTCAGTGTGCCCTCGCCGTTGATAGTGCCGGCATAGACCTCGTCGCCGGGCTCCTTGGGCACCAGTGCGCTTTCGCCGGTAATAGGAGCCTGATCGACGGCCCCTGCCCCGTCCACGACTTCACCGTCGAGAGGGATCCGGTCGCCGCCGCGCACGATAAACCTTGCATTGACTGCCACGGCAGCGGCCGGAACGTCGGCTTCCGATCCGTCGTCGTAAAGAACCCGAGCCGTAGGCGGCGCGAGGTCGAGGAGAGATGAAACCGCGTTGCGTGCGCGACCGACACTCCAGCTCTCAAGATAGAGCGACAAAGAGAAGAAAAACGCGACCGTCGCGGCCTCGAAGAATTCGCCGAGCCCGATGGCTCCTGCAACGGCCACCACCATCAGTAGGTTCATGTCTGGCGAAAGTCGCCGCGCCGAAGACCATGCCTTGGGCGCAACCAGCCAGACCCCAAAGAGGATCGCGACGGCGAAGATCCCTGCTTCCGCCATAGGCATAGGCACCTCGCCATGCCCCGCAAAGAGCCCGAGCGCGCCGCCCATGCCGGTCTCGACAATGTGAAAAAGGAATCCCGCCGCCCAGAAGCCGCCGCTCAACGAGGTAAAGCGCTTCTGACGTGCCAGATGCGCGGCCTGATCCTCTGCTGCGTTGTCGGCGTCCCACGGTTTTGTGCTCATGCCGGTACTCGCGACCAGTTGCGAAACCTCGTTGTCCGAAATTCCGACTGCGGTATCCAGAATCGTCATCCGACCATTGATGACATCGAACGCCAGATGCTCAGTCCCGCCGACTTTTGGACCGACCACCCTATTCAGGATTGCCACCTCTTCGGCACAATCTAGACCGGAAACTTGAAAACTTCGCCCATTCGAGGGGATGGATTGTGCCGGTCCCGTGTTGGCTCCAGCACCGCAGCACGCAGCACCTTTTCCATGAGAGTGGGGAACTACGCTCGCATGTTTGTGATCATCACCATGATCGTGACTGCAGTCAGAGCTGTGCTTGTGGTCGTGGCGGTGGCCATTGGAAGACATGGGATTGACCTCGGGATTCGTTCATTCCACATTGAGATAGCCCCTACAGTAACTAGAGCTTCAAGAGCAAAAACAGAAACTTGGTCAAATAAGGACACAGACCTGCGGAACCTTGAAACGCGCCGCTAAGTCTGAGGACGCGGCTGACCTGCCAAAGAGTGAGATAGATATGCTTCAAAAATATGCGGTGATCATGGTTGCAACATTGGCCCTGGCTGGCTGCGCGGTGCCTTCTAAGGAAGACAACGATCCATTCAGGATCGGAAATGTTCCAGAATCTGTCGCAGCCCTCGCTGCACCCGACCAGGATCTCATCACGGCACGGCTACGTCCCGAAGATAATTGCTATTGGTATGCCCATAGTGGGCCGGTGGAAACGACCTTGGTCCCGTTGCGATCGGCAGGCGGCAATCCCATCTGCGTCGCGCGCCAATCCTGATTGACGCGTCCAAGCGTCGGATTGACGGCGCGGCTTGGGTCAACTCTGCGGAGTCACGCTGTCCTCGGCCGAATATAGGAACGCCGTCGAGCCAATCTCCACATTCGGATACAGATCGTTTATGTGCGCCATGACCATCCGGACGCAACCGGAACTGGCTCGGCCGCCGATGCTTCGCGGCTGTGGTGTACCGTGGATGCGCAGATAGGTGTCTCGGTCCCCGACATAGAGATAAAGCGCCCGTGACCCGAGCGCGTTCTCAGGTCCGGGTTCCATACCGTCAGCGATGTCGGCGTAGAGCTCCGGGTCGCGGTCAATCATGTTCTGTGTTGGCTGCCAATGCGGCCACCTGACCTTGCGCTTGATCGTGTAGACGCCTGGCTCATAAAGTTTGCCACGAGCAATCGCTACGCCATAGCGCATCGCCGTGCCGCCTTCCTCGATATGGTAAAGATAGCGCGCGACAGCATCGACATGGATGTCACCGGCCACAAGACCATCTTTAGTTATAACCCGCTGCGGCAGAAAGCGCGGGTGCAGGCCCCACGGGTTTGATGTGGCTGGGTTATAGCCCGGCGGTGTAATCTGTGCATCCCAAGCCGCCTTTTCCGCTTCAGTGGGCCAGGTGTCAGCGAGGAGCGGACTCGAGATAGACGCCGAGAACAATGCGGCAGTCGTCTGGATGAAGTGTCGTCTTGTCAGCATGTATCGTGCTCCGCGCAGTTTCTAATTTGGTGCTGGATCTGTCAGATCAATTTCTTTCATGCTAAAACGTCTAGCCACTAGAGGTTCAAGGGTTAAATTTTCACTTAACCGCGAGAAGCAGAGAATAGAATAGCGATTTCAATGCTAGACGTTCACGCGCCAACTGGGTCAGCAAAGGGCTAAATCTGAAAAGGCTTCTCTACTATATCGTTGCGCGCCACATCCGATAGCGCCCCTGCCCGGTCACCTCACGGATCAGACCCCGCGCTTCCAACCAGCTAAGGTTACGTTGAACAGCGGCGCGGCTGGCGCCAGTCAAGATCTCGGTCATCGGTGCAGAGACGAGTGGCCACTCGATCAGTACAGCGCGAAGAGCAGGTGGCGTCTTGCCCGAGAGCGGCGCCATTTCGGTGTCTGCGCGCATAGCCCATGCCTCTATGTCGTCTAGGTGCCGCATCGCGCTCAGGGATGCTATCATCATCCCATCGAGCCAACGCGACAGACGGTCAGCGGGTGGGCCGCCAGC
Protein-coding sequences here:
- a CDS encoding cation-translocating P-type ATPase, giving the protein MAILNRVVGPKVGGTEHLAFDVINGRMTILDTAVGISDNEVSQLVASTGMSTKPWDADNAAEDQAAHLARQKRFTSLSGGFWAAGFLFHIVETGMGGALGLFAGHGEVPMPMAEAGIFAVAILFGVWLVAPKAWSSARRLSPDMNLLMVVAVAGAIGLGEFFEAATVAFFFSLSLYLESWSVGRARNAVSSLLDLAPPTARVLYDDGSEADVPAAAVAVNARFIVRGGDRIPLDGEVVDGAGAVDQAPITGESALVPKEPGDEVYAGTINGEGTLTVRATKAASDTVLAKIIRMVGDAHARRAPVEQWVAKFARIYTPIVMALAIAIALVPPLLLGGAWDYWFYNALVLLVIACPCALVISTPVSIVAALTASARAGVLIKGGAYVEAPGRTTALAMDKTGTITMGEPEVAAVHPLVGVSARDLMALAASLEARSSHPLARAILSRAEADGVSVSAAEDTRTVPGRGLEGRADGRAIWLGSDRFAEEKGFGNAIPADLRDRIEGAGSTLVAVGDETGVTGVLELRDRIRPDAKGIVARLHAQGVKTIVMLTGDNERTARAVAAEVGIDEVRAELLPEDKVTAIEELVESHDMVAMIGDGVNDAPAMARAHYAIAMGAVGSDAAIETADIALMTDDIGKVPWLIGHSRRAMTIIHQNIGISLATKALFVGLTAFGMASMWGAIAADVGVSLLVVANALRLLNGHQVEAGPSGGEPVGEQMAKGALAHGH
- a CDS encoding L,D-transpeptidase, with translation MLTRRHFIQTTAALFSASISSPLLADTWPTEAEKAAWDAQITPPGYNPATSNPWGLHPRFLPQRVITKDGLVAGDIHVDAVARYLYHIEEGGTAMRYGVAIARGKLYEPGVYTIKRKVRWPHWQPTQNMIDRDPELYADIADGMEPGPENALGSRALYLYVGDRDTYLRIHGTPQPRSIGGRASSGCVRMVMAHINDLYPNVEIGSTAFLYSAEDSVTPQS